The genomic window CATATCTTGCCATAGAGGACGACTCAGTGTCCCACCATATGTAATGCCCGTCAAGCCGCGCTGAGAAGGATTTTCTGTCGTCATATAGCAGGGCAAGGTTGTAAGCATAGTTATATATCGAGTCATCTCCAGTTGTATCTGTTTCAAAGTCAAGTGTTTTGTGTACATATCCAACCCCGGCCTTTACAGTTATGTTATAAAATGAGACCGTTTCCATATCCAGTTCTACTCCATCTCGCTTTATCTCTCCGAGGTTAAAGAACTTATCATTAAACGCTGGAGGTCCCCCAGCGAACGGAATAAAATCTATGGCCTCTTTCATTTCGTGGTGAAAGTAGGTAAGCCGAGAGGTAAGAACATCCATTGCCCGTGTTTCAACACCTGCCTGATAAGACCAGATTTTCTCCGGTTTCAGGTCCGGGTTAGGATCAAGGAATAATCCCCCGCCTGACATCGACGCCAGCAACGGCGTCGAGAACCCCTTGGCAACAGATGCTCGTATAATGGTGTGACTGCCGATCTTGTATGTCGCTCCGATGCTCGGGCTGGTAAAGTCGCCGCTGACGTTGTTTTTGTCATACCTTATACCTGGCGTGATCGAGAAATTGCCGATGGATATTGTGTCGTTAAAAAACACCGCCCACTTGCTCATGCCGGGATGCGTTACAGAATGTGCAGGCGCGCCAAAGGACTGCACAAGGTCTCCTGAGTCAATTGTATGGTCCAGCTTTCCGTGGCTGACATCATAACCGGCAACCGCGGTATGTGCCTCGTTCCTATAGATGAGCTTGGCGCTTCCCCCCGCAGATTCCTCGTCATATATCTCATGAACAAACATCTCGCCTGTGCTAAGGATATCGCTATTCGAAATGCCCTTTTGCTTGAATGTGTAATAAGACGCCTCAAAACTAAGGTTGTCCGTAATCCCGGCTGACAACGTCGCTGTTGTGAAAAAGGCGCGTTCAATAGTCCCTGTCGCCAGGTCCGAGCTCGGCAGGTCTCCCGTATCTGCATGGGGATCGCCGTAACCTGCAGTAAGCAAAAGTTTTATGTCAGAAGAAAAAGGAATATCGAGTTTCCCGTAAATGTTGTCATTTTCAAAGGATCTGTTGTCCCTCAATCCATCAGAGTCCTGCCTCCCCGCATATATATAATACCCGGCAATGCCTGCCTTGCCGGCTGCCTCGGCACTGTAATCATGCGTGTCCCTCTCGCCAATTGAACCGCTGACAGAGCCTGAAGGGACAACAGAGTCTCCTGCATCCTTTGTAACAATGTTAATCACTCCGCCTAAAGACGATCCCCATGCTGATGAAGCCGGGCCTTTGATGATTTCCATGCGCTTTATTATCTTCACGGGGATTGGCTGAGTTACTATTCCTCCTGCCAGAGCATTCCAGGGCATGCCGTCAAGCAATACGAGTATGTGTCTATGTTCTGAGCCTTGAATATATATAAACCCCCCTCCCCCGAAATCATGTCCGCCAAGGCCAAAATTAACGAACACGCCCGTTACCCTTTCCAATACCTCAAGCACGGTATGCGCGTTCATCGACTCTATCTCCGCCGCCGTTACAATACTGATATTCTCCGCCACCTTCGACAACGGCTTCGGCGCCCTCGTCGGCGCGGTGACAAGCTGGTCCTCTTTGAAGTACATCCGCAAGGTCTGCATTTCCTCCTCAGTCTGTGCAAAGACAAAAGCAGGCAGCCATATGATCGATAAAATCAACAGTGAAAATAAAAAAGACCGGTAACATGTGCTGGAGCTGTGACGTGCTTCTTCATTCGTTGTGTTCACCCTTAGACCCCTTCCTTCTCCCACCTGTCCTTTAGGACAGTATCTTTTTCCAGGTTTGATGTTTCATTATTTACTTGATGAAGCTTGAGTACGGAGATTATTATTATCAATTTTGGGGCTCTTTGTCTATAATAATTTTGAAG from Nitrospirota bacterium includes these protein-coding regions:
- a CDS encoding TonB-dependent receptor; translated protein: MQTLRMYFKEDQLVTAPTRAPKPLSKVAENISIVTAAEIESMNAHTVLEVLERVTGVFVNFGLGGHDFGGGGFIYIQGSEHRHILVLLDGMPWNALAGGIVTQPIPVKIIKRMEIIKGPASSAWGSSLGGVINIVTKDAGDSVVPSGSVSGSIGERDTHDYSAEAAGKAGIAGYYIYAGRQDSDGLRDNRSFENDNIYGKLDIPFSSDIKLLLTAGYGDPHADTGDLPSSDLATGTIERAFFTTATLSAGITDNLSFEASYYTFKQKGISNSDILSTGEMFVHEIYDEESAGGSAKLIYRNEAHTAVAGYDVSHGKLDHTIDSGDLVQSFGAPAHSVTHPGMSKWAVFFNDTISIGNFSITPGIRYDKNNVSGDFTSPSIGATYKIGSHTIIRASVAKGFSTPLLASMSGGGLFLDPNPDLKPEKIWSYQAGVETRAMDVLTSRLTYFHHEMKEAIDFIPFAGGPPAFNDKFFNLGEIKRDGVELDMETVSFYNITVKAGVGYVHKTLDFETDTTGDDSIYNYAYNLALLYDDRKSFSARLDGHYIWWDTESSSMARYDDFIWDLNLRKGIYSKEKINADVFLTAHNLFNGSQYDFGDRKNPRRWTEAGVRIKF